A single window of Lepeophtheirus salmonis chromosome 2, UVic_Lsal_1.4, whole genome shotgun sequence DNA harbors:
- the LOC121113675 gene encoding esterase E4, with protein sequence MKRLQISLIFLIIGSSFGEDVIVKTSKGPIMGLREDSSSNGYFYSFKGIRYAMPPVEDLRFKAPTELEPWTETVEAVEDGHICPQYDIANSIPLGDEDCLFLNVYTPKIDSKKRAVMVHIHGGAFILGGGVSHLFGPDYLMENDIVLVNFNYRLGALGFLTTKDTMETANNGIKDQIMALKWVKENIDKFGGDPNKVTIIGEDAGAASATILSMSPAAQGLFQGVIALSGNALCDQFIQNNPDEAAKELAARLECSSTDGKDIIECISRKTQQDIVEKSNSMMMFYTFPRWFAPNVDGDILPDRPENLLSNGQFSKVPIVLGQTKNGGAFYYRLTINSFNNGGYDDNFIDHKLPRLLPVMTNYNSKLYPITRSIRKRYFVNVDMENEDEFRPRYIEFLTDMLFTKCTDEFARAIANHSVPTYEYLFDYRGQYSIVNFQGEQVDMGVVHGDEMQYVFHNIWGEDFSMSPADLKFTKNIFTPLLSSFAKTSVPTLPTIDDINVSWSPRAPNKNRILKISNKLEMNEDYKKDILKFWNEDIQNILKSKKKLGKKGKDEL encoded by the exons atgaaaagacTTCAAATTTCTCTCATATTCTTGATCATTGGATCGTCTTTCGGTGAAGATGTGATAGTTAAAACGTCTAAGGGTCCAATCATGGGCCTGCGAGAAGATTCATCAAGTAATGGTTATTTCTATTCCTTCAAAGGAATTCGTTATGCAATGCCTCCAGTTGAAGATTTAAGatttaaa gCACCAACTGAACTTGAACCATGGACGGAAACCGTAGAAGCAGTTGAAGATGGACATATTTGTCCTCAATATGACATTGCCAATTCTATTCCTCTTGGGGACGAAGATTGTCTATTTCTGAATGTCTATACTCcaaaaatagattcaaagaaAAGGGCTGTTATGGTCCATATTCATGGGGGTGCATTTATCCTAGGTGGAGGAGTGAGCCATCTTTTTGGACCAGATTACCTTATGGAAAATGATATCGTTCTTGTTAACTTTAATTATCGGTTGGGAGCTTTAGGATTTTTAACAACCAAAGATACAATGGAAACTGCCAATAATGGAATCAAAGATCAAATTATGGCTTTAAAATGGGTCAAAGAAAACATAGACAAATTTGGAGGTGATCCCAATAAGGTCACCATCATTGGTGAAGATGCTGGTGCTGCTTCAGCAACAATCTTATCAATGTCTCCAGCAGCTCAAGGATTATTTCAAGGGGTTATTGCACTCTCAGGAAATGCTCTTTGTGATCAGTTCATACAGAATAATCCAGATGAAGCTGCCAAAGAATTGGCTGCTCGATTGGAATGCTCGTCTACAGACGGCAaggatataattgaatgtatttcaCGCAAAACTCAACAAGATATTGTGGAGAAAAGTAACTCCATGAtg ATGTTCTACACATTCCCACGTTGGTTTGCTCCAAATGTTGATGGTGATATCCTTCCTGATCGACCTGAAAATTTATTAAGCAATGGCCAATTCTCTAAAGTTCCAATTGTTTTGGGTCAAACAAAGAATGGAGGAGCCTTCTATTATCGCTTAACCATCAACTCTTTTAATAATGGAGGCTATGATGATAACTTTATTGATCATAAATTGCCACGTCTCCTACCAGTGATGACTAATTACAATTCTAAATTATACCCCATCACACGGTCCATTCGCAAAAGATATTTTGTCAATGTGGATATGGAGAACGAGGACGAGTTTAGACCACGTTATATTGAG TTCCTAACTGATATGCTTTTCACGAAATGCACTGATGAATTTGCACGTGCCATTGCCAACCATAGTGTACCAACCTATGAATATCTCTTTGACTATCGTGGACAATACTCCATCGTCAATTTCCAGGGGGAACAGGTTGATATGGGAGTGGTACATGGTGATGAAATGCAATATGTATTCCACAATATATGGGGAGAAGATTTCTCAATGAGCCCAGCTGATTTAAAattcactaaaaatatttttacgcCTCTTTTGAGTAGCTTTGCAAAAACAAG tgttcctACTCTACCGACCATTGATGACATCAATGTTTCCTGGTCACCTCGAGCTCCAAacaaaaataggattttaaaaattagtaataaattggAAATGAATGAAGACTATAAGAAGGATATccttaa gtTCTGGAATGAGGATATCCAAAATATCCTAAAATCAAAGAAGAAGTTAGGGAAAAAGGGAAAAGATGAactataa